A genomic region of Serinus canaria isolate serCan28SL12 chromosome 1A, serCan2020, whole genome shotgun sequence contains the following coding sequences:
- the LOC103825220 gene encoding histone H2A-IV, giving the protein MSGRGKQGGKARAKAKSRSSRAGLQFPVGRVHRLLRKGNYAERVGAGAPVYLAAVLEYLTAEILELAGNAARDNKKTRIIPRHLQLAIRNDEELNKLLGKVTIAQGGVLPNIQAVLLPKKTDSHKAKAK; this is encoded by the coding sequence ATGTCGGGACGCGGGAAGCAGGGCGGCAAGGCGCGCGCCAAGGCCAAGTCGCGCTCGTCGCGGGCCGGGCTGCAGTTCCCCGTGGGCCGCGTGCACCGGCTGCTGCGCAAGGGCAACTACGCGGAGCGCGTGGGCGCCGGCGCGCCGGTGTACCTGGCGGCCGTGCTGGAGTACCTGACGGCCGAGATCCTGGAGCTGGCGGGCAACGCGGCCCGCGACAACAAGAAGACGCGCATCATCCCCCGCCACCTGCAGCTGGCCATCCGCAACGACGAGGAGCTCAACAAGCTGCTGGGCAAGGTGACGATCGCGCAGGGCGGCGTGCTGCCCAACATCCAGGCCGTGCTGCTGCCCAAGAAGACCGACAGCCACAAGGCTAAAGCCAAGTGA
- the LOC103813332 gene encoding histone H2B 1/2/3/4/6 has product MPEPAKSAPAPKKGSKKAVTKTQKKGDKKRKKSRKESYSIYVYKVLKQVHPDTGISSKAMGIMNSFVNDIFERIAGEASRLAHYNKRSTITSREIQTAVRLLLPGELAKHAVSEGTKAVTKYTSSK; this is encoded by the coding sequence ATGCCCGAGCCAGCCAAGTCCGCCCCCGCGCCCAAGAAGGGCTCCAAGAAGGCGGTGACCAAGACGCAGAAGAAGGGCGACAAGAAGCGCAAGAAGAGCCGCAAGGAGAGCTACTCCATCTACGTGTACAAGGTGCTGAAGCAGGTGCACCCCGACACGGGCATCTCGTCCAAGGCCATGGGCATCATGAACTCCTTCGTCAACGACATCTTCGAGCGCATCGCGGGCGAGGCCTCCCGCCTGGCGCACTACAACAAGCGCTCCACCATCACGTCGCGGGAGATCCAGACGGCCGTGCGCCTGCTGCTGCCCGGCGAGCTGGCCAAGCACGCCGTCTCCGAGGGCACCAAGGCTGTCACCAAGTACACCAGCTCCAAGTAA
- the LOC127059130 gene encoding histone H2A-IV, with protein sequence MSGRGKQGGKARAKAKSRSSRAGLQFPVGRVHRLLRKGNYAERVGAGAPVYLAAVLEYLTAEILELAGNAARDNKKTRIIPRHLQLAIRNDEELNKLLGKVTIAQGGVLPNIQAVLLPKKTDSHKAKAK encoded by the coding sequence ATGTCCGGACGCGGGAAGCAGGGCGGCAAGGCGCGCGCCAAGGCCAAGTCGCGCTCGTCGCGGGCCGGGCTGCAGTTCCCCGTGGGCCGCGTGCACCGGCTGCTGCGCAAGGGCAACTACGCGGAGCGCGTGGGCGCCGGCGCGCCGGTGTACCTGGCGGCCGTGCTGGAGTACCTGACGGCCGAGATCCTGGAGCTGGCGGGCAACGCGGCCCGCGACAACAAGAAGACGCGCATCATCCCCCGCCACCTGCAGCTGGCCATCCGCAACGACGAGGAGCTCAACAAGCTGCTGGGCAAGGTGACGATCGCGCAGGGCGGCGTGCTGCCCAACATCCAGGCCGTGCTGCTGCCCAAGAAGACCGACAGCCACAAGGCTAAAGCCAAGTAA
- the LOC103813335 gene encoding histone H2B 1/2/3/4/6 — MPEPAKSAPAPKKGSKKAVTKTQKKGDKKRKKSRKESYSIYVYKVLKQVHPDTGISSKAMGIMNSFVNDIFERIAGEASRLAHYNKRSTITSREIQTAVRLLLPGELAKHAVSEGTKAVTKYTSSK, encoded by the coding sequence ATGCCTGAGCCGGCCAAGTCCGCCCCCGCGCCCAAGAAGGGCTCCAAGAAGGCGGTGACCAAGACGCAGAAGAAGGGCGACAAGAAGCGCAAGAAGAGCCGCAAGGAGAGCTACTCCATCTACGTGTACAAGGTGCTGAAGCAGGTGCACCCCGACACGGGCATCTCGTCCAAGGCCATGGGCATCATGAACTCCTTCGTCAACGACATCTTCGAGCGCATCGCGGGCGAGGCCTCGCGCCTGGCGCACTACAACAAGCGCTCCACCATCACGTCGCGGGAGATCCAGACGGCCGTGCGCCTGCTGCTGCCCGGCGAGCTGGCCAAGCACGCCGTCTCCGAGGGCACCAAGGCTGTCACCAAGTACACCAGCTCCAAGTAG
- the LOC103813337 gene encoding histone H2B 1/2/3/4/6 yields the protein MPEPAKSAPAPKKGSKKAVTKTQKKGDKKRKKSRKESYSIYVYKVLKQVHPDTGISSKAMGIMNSFVNDIFERIAGEASRLAHYNKRSTITSREIQTAVRLLLPGELAKHAVSEGTKAVTKYTSSK from the coding sequence ATGCCTGAGCCGGCCAAGTCCGCCCCCGCGCCCAAGAAGGGCTCCAAGAAGGCGGTGACCAAGACGCAGAAGAAGGGCGACAAGAAGCGCAAGAAGAGCCGCAAGGAGAGCTACTCCATCTACGTGTACAAGGTGCTGAAGCAGGTGCACCCCGACACGGGCATCTCGTCCAAGGCTATGGGCATCATGAACTCCTTCGTCAACGACATCTTCGAGCGCATCGCGGGCGAGGCCTCGCGCCTGGCGCACTACAACAAGCGCTCCACCATCACGTCGCGGGAGATCCAGACGGCCGTGCGCCTGCTGCTGCCCGGCGAGCTGGCCAAGCACGCCGTCTCCGAGGGCACCAAGGCTGTCACCAAGTACACCAGCTCCAAGTAG
- the LOC103813338 gene encoding histone H2A-IV — protein MSGRGKQGGKARAKAKSRSSRAGLQFPVGRVHRLLRKGNYAERVGAGAPVYLAAVLEYLTAEILELAGNAARDNKKTRIIPRHLQLAIRNDEELNKLLGKVTIAQGGVLPNIQAVLLPKKTDSHKAKAK, from the coding sequence ATGTCCGGACGCGGGAAGCAGGGCGGCAAGGCGCGCGCCAAGGCCAAGTCGCGCTCGTCGCGGGCCGGGCTGCAGTTCCCCGTGGGCCGCGTGCACCGGCTGCTGCGCAAGGGCAACTACGCGGAGCGCGTGGGCGCCGGCGCGCCGGTGTACCTGGCGGCCGTGCTGGAGTACCTGACGGCCGAGATCCTGGAGCTGGCGGGCAACGCGGCCCGCGACAACAAGAAGACGCGCATCATCCCGCGCCACCTGCAGCTGGCCATCCGCAACGACGAGGAGCTCAACAAGCTGCTGGGCAAGGTGACGATCGCGCAGGGCGGCGTGCTGCCCAACATCCAGGCCGTGCTGCTGCCCAAGAAGACTGACAGCCACAAGGCTAAAGCCAAGTGA